Proteins from one Pseudomonas grandcourensis genomic window:
- a CDS encoding metallophosphoesterase translates to MRIALLSDMHLSVNAIPFPAVDADIVVLAGDIARPAKAIEWATACPVPLLYVAGNHEFYGSDLVSTYEQLNSLAQGTQIHILERSEYVHDGVRFLGCTLWSDYRLLDSPEDRALGIDLATQLIRDFSHIKIAPDFPDLLTPAISQLVFLQTVAWLQDCFTRDSSTPTVVVSHFAPTRSSISPTFADSPINSSFVSDLEARIKDWQPALWLHGHTHGSFDYRVGNTRVVCNPRGYARNGINENPDFDEAFVIDL, encoded by the coding sequence ATGCGTATCGCCTTGCTGTCTGACATGCACCTGTCCGTCAACGCGATCCCCTTTCCCGCCGTGGATGCCGATATTGTCGTGCTCGCCGGGGATATCGCACGGCCGGCCAAGGCCATCGAGTGGGCCACGGCCTGCCCGGTTCCGCTGCTGTACGTGGCGGGCAATCACGAGTTCTATGGCAGTGACCTGGTCTCCACCTACGAGCAACTCAACAGCCTGGCGCAAGGCACGCAGATCCATATTCTGGAACGTTCGGAGTACGTCCACGACGGCGTGCGTTTTCTTGGCTGCACGCTGTGGTCCGACTATCGCCTTCTCGACAGCCCTGAGGATCGGGCGCTGGGCATTGATCTGGCGACCCAGCTGATCCGTGACTTCAGTCACATCAAAATCGCCCCCGATTTCCCTGACCTGCTCACGCCGGCCATTTCCCAGCTGGTGTTTCTGCAGACGGTCGCCTGGCTGCAAGACTGTTTCACCCGCGACAGCAGCACGCCCACGGTGGTGGTCTCGCATTTCGCCCCGACGCGGTCGAGCATCAGCCCGACCTTTGCCGATTCGCCGATCAACTCAAGCTTTGTCTCGGACCTCGAAGCGCGGATCAAAGACTGGCAGCCGGCACTGTGGCTGCATGGCCACACCCATGGCAGCTTTGATTATCGGGTGGGCAACACCCGCGTGGTCTGCAACCCCCGGGGCTATGCCAGGAATGGCATCAATGAGAATCCTGATTTCGATGAGGCGTTCGTGATCGATCTGTAG
- a CDS encoding aldehyde dehydrogenase family protein, translating to MRDQLYINGEWVSPDLGGYLDVIDPATEQVFHRVAAGTEEDVDHAVRAARRAFDNGWGQTSGAERAQWLEALADELESGQQALAELEVRDNGKPLPEAQWDIGDAIGCFRYYAGLARELDQQQDQPLALPDARFHCRIRHEPIGVAGQIIPWNYPLLMAAWKVAPALAAGATVVLKPSELTPLTALELAAAADRIGLPAGVLNLVTGLGADAGSPLTEHPGVDKLAFTGSVPTGAKIMSAAARDIKSISLELGGKSAFIVFDDADVDAAVEWILFGIFWNQGQVCSATSRLLVQESIAPRLIERLVEETRKISIGPGMQPGVLLGPLVSQGQYDKVLGFIDQGLASGARLLTGGRRPAHLAEGYFVEPAIFDEPGHSSILWREEVFGPVLCIKRFKTEEQAVQMANASRFGLAAAVMSADLQRTARVANQLRAGIVWVNCSQPTFVEAPWGGMKHSGIGRELGQWGLHNYLEVKQVTEYVSDQPWGWYLK from the coding sequence ATGCGTGATCAGCTCTACATCAACGGCGAATGGGTCAGCCCGGACCTGGGCGGCTATCTGGATGTGATCGATCCGGCCACCGAGCAAGTCTTCCACCGCGTGGCGGCAGGCACTGAAGAGGATGTCGACCATGCCGTGCGTGCGGCCCGTCGCGCCTTCGACAATGGCTGGGGCCAGACCAGCGGCGCCGAGCGTGCGCAGTGGCTGGAGGCGCTGGCCGATGAGCTGGAAAGTGGCCAGCAAGCACTGGCGGAACTGGAAGTGCGCGACAACGGCAAGCCCTTGCCCGAAGCGCAGTGGGACATTGGCGACGCTATCGGTTGCTTCCGTTACTACGCCGGTTTGGCCCGCGAACTGGACCAGCAGCAGGATCAGCCGCTGGCCTTACCGGACGCGCGTTTCCACTGCCGCATCCGCCACGAGCCGATTGGCGTGGCCGGGCAGATCATTCCCTGGAACTACCCGCTGCTGATGGCCGCGTGGAAGGTCGCCCCAGCCTTGGCCGCCGGGGCCACAGTGGTATTGAAACCGTCCGAACTGACGCCGCTGACCGCCCTGGAACTGGCCGCCGCCGCCGACCGCATCGGCTTGCCGGCCGGGGTGCTGAACCTGGTCACTGGCCTCGGCGCCGACGCCGGCAGCCCCCTCACCGAACATCCGGGGGTGGACAAACTGGCCTTCACCGGCAGCGTGCCCACCGGGGCGAAAATCATGTCGGCGGCGGCGCGGGACATCAAGAGCATCAGCCTGGAACTGGGCGGAAAATCCGCCTTCATCGTGTTCGACGACGCCGATGTCGACGCCGCCGTGGAGTGGATTCTGTTCGGGATTTTCTGGAACCAGGGCCAGGTGTGCAGCGCCACGTCGCGCCTGTTGGTGCAGGAAAGCATCGCCCCGCGCCTGATCGAACGGCTGGTGGAAGAAACCCGCAAGATCAGCATTGGCCCAGGCATGCAGCCCGGCGTGCTGCTCGGGCCGCTGGTCAGCCAGGGCCAGTACGACAAGGTGCTCGGTTTCATCGACCAGGGCCTGGCCAGTGGCGCCCGTTTGCTCACCGGCGGACGGCGACCGGCGCATCTGGCCGAGGGTTATTTCGTCGAACCTGCGATCTTCGATGAGCCGGGGCACAGCAGCATCTTGTGGCGCGAAGAAGTGTTCGGCCCGGTGCTGTGTATCAAGCGCTTCAAAACCGAAGAGCAAGCAGTGCAAATGGCCAACGCCAGCCGCTTCGGCCTCGCCGCCGCCGTAATGAGCGCCGATTTGCAACGCACCGCCCGGGTCGCCAACCAGTTGCGCGCCGGGATCGTCTGGGTCAACTGCTCGCAACCGACCTTCGTCGAAGCGCCCTGGGGCGGGATGAAACACAGCGGCATTGGCCGGGAGCTGGGGCAATGGGGGTTGCACAATTATCTTGAGGTCAAGCAGGTGACCGAGTACGTCAGTGACCAGCCTTGGGGTTGGTATTTGAAGTAA
- a CDS encoding ABC transporter permease, producing MWLRSYSTSLYLFLYAPIALIVLFSFNAGRSGLAFQCCSVQWFGTAFGNPFIMEALGNSALIAFSSAVIATLFGTLAVFGLQRCGAKVRLLFDALTYCAIIVPGIVIGISTLIAFISLFDLINPLLASWLPTVPKLNMGFFTVIAAHSLFTMALVMVIVRSRVDSLDKALLEASADLYAPPMDTFWRVTLPQISPAIMAGFLLAFTFSFDDFIIAFFVAGSETTLPIYIFSSIRRGVTPEINAISTVIICVSLALLFTSRHLQNRRTGVQESHHA from the coding sequence ATGTGGCTGCGCAGCTATTCGACCTCGCTGTACCTGTTTCTCTACGCACCGATTGCCTTGATCGTGCTGTTCAGCTTCAACGCCGGGCGCAGTGGCCTGGCGTTCCAGTGCTGCTCGGTGCAGTGGTTCGGCACCGCGTTCGGCAACCCCTTCATCATGGAAGCCCTGGGCAACAGCGCGCTGATCGCCTTCAGTTCAGCGGTGATTGCCACGCTGTTCGGCACCCTCGCGGTGTTCGGCTTGCAGCGCTGCGGCGCAAAAGTGCGCTTGCTGTTCGATGCGCTGACCTATTGCGCGATCATCGTGCCGGGCATCGTCATCGGCATTTCAACACTGATCGCCTTCATCAGCCTGTTCGACCTGATCAACCCGCTGCTGGCGAGTTGGCTGCCGACGGTGCCGAAGCTGAACATGGGCTTCTTTACGGTGATCGCCGCGCATTCGTTGTTCACCATGGCCCTGGTGATGGTGATCGTGCGCAGCCGTGTCGACTCGCTGGACAAGGCCTTGCTCGAAGCTTCTGCCGACCTGTACGCGCCACCGATGGACACCTTCTGGCGGGTGACCCTGCCGCAGATCAGCCCGGCGATCATGGCGGGGTTCCTGCTGGCGTTCACCTTCAGCTTCGACGATTTCATCATCGCGTTCTTCGTTGCAGGCTCGGAAACGACGTTGCCGATCTACATCTTTTCCTCCATCCGCCGCGGTGTGACGCCAGAGATCAACGCGATTTCCACGGTGATCATCTGCGTGTCGCTGGCCCTGCTGTTCACTTCCCGCCATCTGCAAAACCGCCGTACCGGCGTCCAGGAGTCGCACCATGCGTGA
- a CDS encoding ABC transporter permease — protein MNAAAHPQTVQPGHALSVEVRQRRSLGRRITLLMLLPSTLWFLLLLLMPLVIILVFSFGERSAVGGYAGGFTLANYLNLGSRGAAFSNTLMLAPLGTLVCLVAAYPLAYFLAVKVTRNRSLLLTLVIVPFWTSFLIRTYAWIFILSGKGIPALLASLGLEDVRLINTPWAVLIGIVYGYLPLMVFPIYVSLEKLDKRLLEASADLGASAFESFRRITLPLSAPGIITGVMLVFILLMGEFLIPAILGGGKVFFVGNALVDLFLQSRNWPFGSALAMTLVAMMLLIIGVYLKLVARYGGRPADGGL, from the coding sequence ATGAATGCCGCCGCCCACCCGCAAACGGTGCAGCCGGGCCATGCCCTGTCGGTCGAGGTTCGCCAACGGCGCAGCCTCGGCCGGCGCATCACCCTTCTGATGCTCTTGCCTTCGACCCTGTGGTTCCTGCTGCTGTTGTTGATGCCGCTGGTGATCATCCTGGTCTTCAGTTTCGGCGAGCGCAGCGCCGTGGGCGGTTACGCCGGTGGCTTCACCCTGGCCAACTACCTCAACCTCGGTTCTCGCGGCGCGGCCTTCAGCAACACGCTGATGCTAGCGCCGCTGGGCACCCTGGTGTGCCTGGTGGCGGCGTATCCGTTGGCGTACTTCCTGGCGGTCAAAGTCACCAGGAACCGCTCGCTGTTGCTGACCCTGGTGATCGTGCCGTTCTGGACCAGTTTCCTGATCCGCACCTATGCGTGGATTTTCATCCTCAGCGGCAAGGGCATTCCGGCGCTGCTGGCCAGCCTGGGGCTTGAGGATGTGCGGCTGATCAACACGCCGTGGGCGGTGCTGATCGGCATCGTTTACGGCTACCTGCCGCTGATGGTGTTCCCGATCTACGTCAGCCTGGAAAAGCTCGACAAGCGCCTGCTCGAAGCCTCGGCGGACCTGGGCGCCAGTGCCTTCGAAAGCTTCCGCCGGATCACCCTGCCGCTGTCCGCGCCGGGGATCATCACCGGGGTGATGCTGGTGTTCATCCTGTTGATGGGCGAGTTCCTGATCCCGGCCATTCTCGGCGGCGGCAAGGTGTTCTTTGTCGGCAACGCGCTGGTCGACCTGTTCCTGCAATCGCGCAACTGGCCGTTCGGCAGTGCACTGGCCATGACGCTGGTGGCGATGATGCTGCTGATCATCGGCGTGTACTTGAAACTGGTGGCGCGCTACGGCGGCCGCCCTGCCGACGGAGGCCTGTGA
- a CDS encoding spermidine/putrescine ABC transporter substrate-binding protein, producing MDQKTFIKTLRSWQNGSISRREFLGRTGLGIAAAVVATNMPGLLTSTAEAAEQTKLGDRLSLATWPNYHSQENLDAFGKTTGARVSMSVFGSNEEMLAKLQAGGSGWDVLVPTNYTISTYVGLGLIEPLDLSRIPNFDASAFQQKFMAQGTVDGKVYAVPKNWGTTGMLYDTGKLKNGPASWKEFWAAAQGPASGRTMVHDYQLTAIGNALKSFGYSFNSLDPKELADAEKLLIEVKPHLFAINSDIQPSMRSGDAWLAMSWTGDASQLHRDNAQMQFELGKEGGELWSDFFAIPKSSEHKDAAYAFINYLLDPQHNKLEVLSHGYPSGDKRVDALLPVAMLDDPIMYPAAEALSPLEFGAAATLTSPARAELMARFKSA from the coding sequence ATGGACCAGAAGACTTTTATAAAAACCCTGCGCAGCTGGCAGAACGGCTCGATCAGCCGCCGCGAGTTCCTTGGCCGCACCGGCCTCGGTATCGCCGCCGCCGTGGTCGCCACCAACATGCCCGGCCTGCTGACCTCCACCGCCGAGGCTGCCGAGCAAACCAAACTCGGTGATCGCCTGTCGCTGGCGACCTGGCCGAACTACCACAGCCAGGAAAACCTCGACGCCTTCGGCAAGACCACCGGCGCCCGGGTGTCGATGAGCGTGTTCGGTTCCAACGAAGAAATGCTCGCCAAATTGCAGGCCGGCGGCAGTGGCTGGGACGTGCTGGTGCCAACCAACTACACCATCAGCACCTACGTCGGCTTGGGGCTGATCGAGCCGCTGGACCTGTCGCGCATTCCCAACTTCGATGCCTCGGCGTTCCAGCAGAAGTTCATGGCCCAAGGCACGGTGGACGGCAAGGTCTACGCGGTGCCGAAAAACTGGGGCACCACCGGCATGCTCTACGACACCGGCAAGCTGAAAAACGGCCCCGCCAGCTGGAAGGAATTCTGGGCCGCCGCCCAGGGCCCGGCCAGCGGCCGAACGATGGTCCACGACTACCAGTTGACCGCCATCGGCAACGCGCTGAAAAGCTTCGGCTACAGCTTCAACTCCCTGGACCCGAAAGAACTGGCCGACGCGGAAAAGCTGCTGATCGAGGTCAAGCCGCACCTGTTCGCGATCAACTCCGACATCCAGCCGTCGATGCGCAGCGGCGATGCCTGGCTGGCGATGTCCTGGACCGGCGACGCCTCGCAATTGCACCGCGACAACGCGCAAATGCAGTTCGAACTGGGCAAGGAAGGTGGCGAACTGTGGAGCGACTTCTTCGCTATCCCCAAAAGCTCGGAACACAAGGACGCCGCCTACGCGTTCATCAATTACCTGCTCGACCCGCAGCACAACAAGCTCGAAGTGCTGAGCCACGGCTACCCGAGCGGTGACAAGCGTGTCGACGCGCTGCTGCCTGTGGCAATGCTCGACGATCCGATCATGTACCCGGCCGCCGAGGCCCTGAGCCCGCTGGAGTTCGGTGCCGCCGCGACGCTGACCAGCCCGGCGCGCGCCGAACTGATGGCGCGTTTCAAGTCCGCCTGA
- a CDS encoding ABC transporter ATP-binding protein codes for MNNTPPSDIEFCNVVKRYGEVQAVSGLDFAVRRGSFHSFLGGSGCGKTTTLRMIAGFEQPTSGEVRLAGKSVAGVPAFERPVNMVFQHYALFPHLTVAQNIAYGLRYRNPRPDKKQQMRMADEALEMVRLSGFGQRKPTELSGGQQQRVALARALVNKPTVLLLDEPLAALDRKLRKEMQSELLRLQREVGITFVLVTHDQEEALSMSDSISVMHNGSIIQTATPEQLYEAPASRYVADFIGESNLFDGTVRQLNGNSVVLRTEQGLELTSPLTPTGKGLSANAAGCIAVRPELISIASANAEMAREVKLQGCVEDRIYLGNSTEYRVRTQAFGVVCVRVPRQQDHGANAFEHGAAVRVGWDHANGLAMAL; via the coding sequence GTGAACAACACCCCGCCAAGCGATATCGAATTCTGCAATGTGGTCAAACGCTATGGCGAGGTGCAGGCCGTCAGCGGTCTGGATTTCGCGGTGCGGCGTGGCTCGTTTCATTCCTTTCTTGGTGGTTCGGGCTGTGGCAAGACCACCACCCTGCGCATGATCGCCGGCTTCGAGCAGCCCACCAGCGGCGAGGTTCGTCTGGCCGGCAAAAGCGTGGCCGGTGTGCCGGCGTTCGAGCGGCCGGTGAACATGGTGTTCCAGCATTACGCGCTGTTCCCGCATCTGACGGTGGCGCAGAACATTGCCTACGGCCTGCGTTATCGCAATCCACGCCCGGACAAAAAACAGCAAATGCGCATGGCTGATGAGGCGTTGGAGATGGTGCGCCTGAGCGGCTTTGGCCAGCGCAAGCCGACTGAACTGTCCGGCGGCCAGCAACAGCGCGTCGCCCTCGCCCGCGCCTTGGTCAACAAGCCGACGGTGTTGCTGCTCGACGAGCCGCTGGCCGCGCTGGACCGCAAGCTGCGCAAGGAGATGCAGTCGGAATTGCTGCGTTTGCAGCGCGAGGTCGGCATCACCTTCGTGCTGGTCACCCACGATCAGGAAGAAGCCCTGTCGATGAGCGACAGCATCAGCGTGATGCACAACGGTTCGATCATCCAGACCGCCACCCCGGAACAACTCTACGAAGCCCCGGCCAGCCGTTACGTGGCTGACTTTATCGGCGAGTCCAACCTGTTCGACGGCACCGTGCGCCAGCTCAACGGCAACTCGGTGGTGCTGCGTACCGAGCAAGGACTGGAGCTGACCAGCCCCCTCACGCCCACTGGCAAGGGCCTCAGCGCCAACGCCGCCGGTTGCATTGCGGTGCGACCGGAGCTGATCAGCATCGCCAGCGCCAACGCCGAGATGGCCCGTGAAGTGAAGCTGCAAGGCTGCGTCGAGGACCGCATTTACCTGGGCAATTCCACCGAGTACCGCGTGCGCACCCAGGCCTTCGGCGTGGTCTGCGTGCGGGTGCCGCGCCAGCAGGACCACGGCGCCAATGCATTCGAACACGGCGCGGCAGTGCGCGTCGGCTGGGATCACGCCAATGGCCTGGCCATGGCGTTGTAA
- a CDS encoding RES family NAD+ phosphorylase encodes MNPLPWDGKWHAWRLDRAVFKDTWDSGIGAQLSGGRWNPPGRRVIYASADPATAILEVATHAGFDTLDRVPYVLTCFEVLDSNVIKVVQPEDVPNPNWLIPSELSPNQQHFADELLAEHPFVLIPSAVTRHSWNLLVSCDLAADQFKLVSQERFGLDTRFEMNENVELAHQNLKCSLSRVISTLHTY; translated from the coding sequence ATGAATCCTTTGCCTTGGGATGGGAAGTGGCACGCTTGGCGTCTGGACCGTGCGGTTTTCAAGGACACATGGGATAGCGGCATTGGTGCGCAACTATCCGGTGGCCGATGGAACCCTCCCGGCCGCCGGGTTATTTACGCTTCGGCCGACCCGGCTACGGCGATTTTAGAGGTCGCCACCCACGCAGGCTTCGATACTCTCGACAGGGTGCCTTATGTGCTGACGTGTTTCGAAGTGCTGGATTCGAATGTCATCAAAGTTGTTCAACCTGAAGATGTACCGAACCCTAACTGGCTAATCCCATCTGAACTTTCGCCCAATCAACAGCATTTCGCTGATGAGCTACTGGCCGAACACCCGTTCGTGCTTATCCCGTCCGCAGTTACCCGCCACTCTTGGAACCTACTCGTTAGCTGTGATTTGGCGGCGGATCAATTCAAGCTTGTTTCGCAGGAGCGTTTTGGACTGGATACCCGCTTTGAAATGAATGAGAATGTCGAACTTGCCCACCAGAACCTCAAATGCAGCCTGTCGCGTGTGATCTCTACGCTGCACACCTACTGA
- a CDS encoding antitoxin Xre/MbcA/ParS toxin-binding domain-containing protein, whose protein sequence is MPAVKNEVVGAQTKRVARKPVEVLLHGRSGDTRMLIIRYTQEGFDLSDVRDMISISGLYMEHDLVQRITGKSLRTVQRLAKETQPVRLNQQQSTVAFQYAQVLEHAINVFGDQQLAEDWLKKPCKYLEGHIPLELIDNSLGFQVVEDYLTRIEHGVYQ, encoded by the coding sequence ATGCCCGCCGTCAAAAATGAAGTCGTAGGGGCGCAGACAAAGCGTGTCGCCCGCAAGCCTGTTGAGGTGCTGCTACATGGCCGTAGTGGCGATACGCGCATGTTGATTATCCGATACACACAGGAAGGCTTTGATCTGAGCGACGTCAGGGACATGATTTCTATATCCGGCCTATACATGGAGCACGATCTTGTTCAGCGCATTACCGGGAAATCCCTCAGAACCGTGCAACGCTTGGCAAAGGAAACCCAGCCGGTTCGGCTGAACCAGCAACAAAGCACCGTCGCCTTTCAGTATGCACAGGTACTTGAGCACGCCATCAATGTGTTTGGCGATCAGCAGTTGGCTGAGGACTGGCTGAAGAAACCCTGCAAGTACCTAGAGGGTCATATTCCGCTGGAACTGATCGACAACTCGCTGGGTTTCCAGGTGGTAGAGGACTACCTGACCCGAATTGAACACGGGGTTTATCAATGA
- a CDS encoding IS4 family transposase gives MTKLILEQAVPAEWVDQVFEEHRQRQYPRELLFSTIVELMSLVSLGLRPSLHAAARQMEGLPVTLAALYDKVSRTEPALLRALVTGSAERLAPTIKELGCSAILPGWQLRIVDGNHLPSTEKRLGALRRERGAARPGFSVVVYDPDRDQIVDLQPCEDAYASERVSVLPLLACATKGQLWMADRLYCTLPVMQACEEAGASFIIRQQSKHPRLIEEGGWQESVAIESGTVREQIIELKGGHRWRRVELNLQAPTDSGDTVMWFWSNLPDTVSAGQIAELYRRRWSIEGMFQRLESVLDSEIESLGAPRAALLGFASAILAYNVLAVLKRSVEQAHRETLPEGWEASIFHLTVQVRSGYEGMQIALPSDYLSLQTTSETLAERLLALARNIKPKQVAKSIRGPKIAKPKEWLDGKAAHAHVSTDRVLKAHKGKTP, from the coding sequence ATGACTAAATTGATACTGGAGCAGGCTGTTCCTGCCGAATGGGTTGATCAGGTGTTTGAAGAACACCGTCAACGCCAATACCCGCGTGAGCTTTTGTTTTCGACCATCGTTGAGCTGATGTCCCTTGTTTCATTGGGTTTGCGCCCTTCTTTGCATGCCGCTGCCCGGCAAATGGAGGGGCTACCGGTTACCTTGGCGGCGCTCTATGACAAGGTCAGCCGCACAGAGCCCGCGTTGCTGCGGGCGTTGGTTACAGGAAGCGCCGAGCGCTTGGCTCCGACGATAAAAGAGTTGGGCTGTTCAGCCATTTTGCCCGGCTGGCAGCTGCGCATCGTTGACGGCAATCACCTGCCATCTACCGAAAAACGCTTGGGGGCCTTGCGGCGTGAGCGAGGTGCGGCGCGACCAGGGTTTTCAGTAGTGGTCTACGACCCGGACCGGGATCAGATTGTCGACTTGCAGCCATGCGAGGATGCCTACGCGAGTGAGCGCGTCAGCGTGCTGCCGTTGTTGGCCTGCGCCACTAAGGGCCAGCTGTGGATGGCTGATCGGTTGTACTGCACGCTGCCCGTCATGCAAGCCTGCGAGGAAGCGGGCGCTTCTTTCATTATTCGCCAGCAAAGCAAGCATCCACGGTTGATTGAGGAAGGCGGCTGGCAAGAATCTGTGGCCATCGAATCCGGAACGGTGCGCGAGCAAATCATCGAACTCAAAGGTGGTCACCGCTGGCGCCGAGTTGAACTGAACCTACAGGCACCTACTGACTCAGGCGACACTGTGATGTGGTTCTGGAGCAACTTGCCAGACACCGTCAGCGCCGGGCAGATCGCCGAGTTATACCGTCGTCGCTGGAGTATCGAAGGGATGTTCCAGCGCCTGGAATCGGTGCTGGACAGTGAAATCGAAAGCCTTGGCGCTCCGCGGGCGGCGTTGCTGGGTTTTGCTTCAGCGATCTTGGCCTACAACGTCCTGGCAGTGCTCAAACGCAGCGTGGAGCAGGCTCATCGCGAGACATTGCCCGAAGGCTGGGAAGCTTCGATCTTCCATCTGACGGTACAAGTACGCAGCGGTTATGAGGGCATGCAGATCGCGTTGCCCTCGGACTATCTATCACTCCAAACGACCTCGGAAACGCTGGCGGAGCGTCTGTTGGCGCTGGCCAGGAACATCAAGCCCAAACAGGTCGCCAAAAGCATACGTGGTCCCAAAATCGCCAAACCCAAGGAGTGGCTGGACGGCAAAGCTGCGCATGCTCATGTGTCGACCGACCGGGTGCTCAAAGCCCATAAAGGGAAAACACCTTGA
- a CDS encoding DUF6124 family protein: protein MFKVTPNPPDTDPASPYESLDLNLGPNIMATPRKPSTMFIVNPELNVETLLVHACESLASANVMANDLVDHLEGTSRNALLGIAQVIMFGELAVNRALDQLDPP, encoded by the coding sequence ATGTTCAAAGTCACACCCAATCCCCCGGACACTGATCCGGCATCTCCGTACGAAAGCCTCGATCTCAACCTCGGCCCCAACATCATGGCGACGCCGCGCAAGCCCAGCACCATGTTCATCGTCAATCCCGAACTCAATGTCGAGACCTTACTGGTGCATGCCTGCGAGTCGCTGGCCTCGGCCAATGTAATGGCCAACGATCTGGTGGATCACCTGGAAGGGACCAGCCGCAATGCACTGTTGGGTATCGCGCAAGTGATCATGTTCGGTGAACTGGCAGTGAACCGGGCGCTGGATCAGCTTGATCCGCCCTGA
- a CDS encoding LuxR C-terminal-related transcriptional regulator — translation MRPKELKLWTTGVAHLLDLPAGHGRLSGLSHWLRQICPVDHFVLFVYEGNHRPLALFDTFSADKRAVYVDDYQCGPYLLDPFYLACTRGQAPGLWRLRQFAPDHFYLGEYFLTYYQQTGLAEEVAFFVDLGGGATAVLSLMRSSASCAFSRDEMQLVECAQAVVEQVINEAWRLRQAQEPRPAQDLDFKIREAFDHFGAHILTGREQEIVQLLLRGHSSASVAEQLNISPGTVKIHRKNIYAKLGIGSQSELLGLFIRELTEDPLQASGLKLQA, via the coding sequence ATGCGCCCCAAGGAACTGAAACTCTGGACCACCGGTGTCGCCCACCTGCTCGACCTGCCTGCCGGGCATGGACGGCTGTCGGGGTTGAGCCACTGGCTTCGGCAAATCTGCCCGGTCGATCATTTCGTGTTGTTTGTCTACGAAGGCAATCACCGGCCACTGGCGTTGTTCGATACCTTCTCGGCGGACAAGCGTGCGGTGTATGTCGACGACTATCAGTGCGGGCCTTACCTGCTCGACCCGTTCTACCTGGCCTGTACACGCGGGCAGGCGCCGGGGCTGTGGCGACTGCGCCAGTTCGCTCCCGACCACTTCTACCTCGGCGAGTACTTCCTGACCTATTACCAGCAGACCGGACTGGCCGAGGAAGTGGCGTTTTTCGTCGACCTCGGCGGTGGCGCCACGGCGGTGTTGTCGTTGATGCGATCGAGCGCCAGCTGTGCATTCAGCCGGGATGAAATGCAACTGGTCGAGTGCGCGCAAGCGGTGGTCGAACAAGTCATCAATGAGGCCTGGCGCTTGCGTCAGGCTCAGGAGCCGCGCCCGGCGCAGGACCTGGACTTCAAGATCCGCGAAGCCTTCGACCATTTCGGCGCGCACATCCTCACCGGCCGCGAGCAGGAGATTGTCCAGCTGCTGTTGCGCGGCCACTCCAGCGCCTCGGTCGCCGAACAACTGAACATCAGCCCCGGCACGGTGAAGATTCACCGCAAGAACATCTACGCCAAGCTGGGCATTGGCAGCCAGTCGGAATTGCTGGGGCTGTTTATTCGGGAGTTGACGGAGGATCCGTTGCAGGCTTCCGGCCTCAAGCTGCAAGCCTGA